The region AAAGGTACATTGAACTTTTTGAAAAAGTAACGGGAGAAAATTTCAAAAAGCCCAATTCTGCTGAAGATATTCAGGAAAGAATAAAGAAAAACATACTTAATGCAATAAATGCTAGTAATTGATTTTTAAAAGATTTTTTATAAATTTATATACCTAAGGGGAATTATATGAAATATACGATTGAAAAAACAGAGAAATACAGTCTTGTTCAACTTCACGAAGAAAAACTGACTTCTGCTACTGCACCTGAGTTAAAATCAGAATTAGTTAAATTAAATGCAGAAGGTTCAAAAAATATCATTCTTGACATGAATGACGTGAAATATGTCGATTCTTCAGGACTAAGCTCTATTCTTGTGGGAAATCGCCTTTGCGATAACGAACAAGGAATGTTTGTTTTGACCGGAATTAGCGATCATGTAATGAAACTGATTAAAATTTCTCATCTTGACAATATTCTGAATTTAATCCCCACTGTAGAAGAGTCTGTGGATGCGATATTCATGAATGAACTGGAGAAAAATCTTAGGGCTGAAAACAAAGAAGAATAATCGCATTGCCTTTTGAGATTAAAATACTAGGCTCTAATTCAGCCACTCCTGTCTTTAACAGACATCATTCTTCGCAGTTACTTACAATCAACAACCAGCTATTTCTAATTGATTGTGGAGAAGGGACACAACTTCAGCTGATCAAATACAAGATCAGGTTTACAAAGATTAACTATATATTCATATCTCACCTGCACGGAGATCATTACCTTGGTCTCGTTGGCTTGCTGAGTACCATGCACTTAAATGGGAGGACAAAAGACTTATATCTTTTCGGTCCTCCCGGGCTGGACGAAATCATTACAATCCAGCTGAAATATTCAGAGACTTTCCTAAACTTTAAAATCATTTTTACCGAACTAGATACAACGGCTCAAAAAGTCATTCTGGATTTGGATAATCTGACGATAGAGACCATACCTCTGATACACAGAATAAAATGCTGTGGTTTTCTTATCAAAGAAAAGCCCAAGAAAAGAAAAATTGATAAAACCAAAGTTCCTGACCACTTAACTCCTCTTCAGATAATTGCTTTAAAAGAAGGAGAAGATGTAGTGGACAAAGAAGGACATTTGTTAAAAAGCGAACTATATACATTCCCTGCCAGAAAAAGCAGAAGCTATGCTTATTGTTCTGACACTGCATACAATCCGGCTATGTTCGGACAAATCGAAGGTGTGGACATGTTATACCATGAGGCTACCTTCCTTCATGATATGGAAAGCCGGGCAAAAGAAACCCACCATACTACAGCTCTTCAGGCTGCATGGACTGCCAGAGAAGTAAAAGCTAAGACTTTATTGTTAGGTCACTTTTCTGCAAGATACAAGGATATTGAACCTCACCTAGTAGAAGCAAAAACCATCTTCCAAAATTCCTTTCTTGCCGAAGAAGGATTATTATTCACAATAGATGATGAACCGCTATGAAAAACACCATTTCCGGGAAAAAGATGAATCTATTCATCTTCCTGACAGGAATTTTCCTGGTTAATGCTCTTACTGCTGAAATCATCGGGCCAAAAATATTTTCACTTGAAGCACTATTAGGCTTCAAACCAGCTCAGATTCCTTTTTGGAATAATATAAAACTTGATTTTAACCTCACAGCTGGCGCCATCATTTGGCCTGTAGTATTTATAACTACAGACATTATCAATGAATATTTCGGAAAAGATGGAGTAAAAAAAATCAGCTACCTTGCAGCAGCTCTAATCGCTTATGGGTTTGGTGTCATCTATCTTGCTACCGACCTCCCCCCTGCTGAATTTTGGATCAAGATCAATAATACAGATCATTCAGGCACTCCATTTAATATTGACTACGCATATGGCAAAATCTTCAGACAAGGCTTTGGAATTATGATTGGCTCTATTCTAGCCTTCCTGATTAGCCAGCTGCTGGATGCATACGTATTTCATACTATTAAAAATAAAACCGGAGGTAAAGGAATCTGGTTGAGAGCAACCCTTTCAACACTTGTGTCCCAACTCATTGACAGCTTCCTGGTACTTTATATAGCCTTTTATATCTTCGGAGGAGAGTCACAATGGTCCTTATCACAAGTCTTTTCCGTGGGAATCATTAACTATATCTATAAATTCGGAGTGGCAATAATCCTCACTCCATTACTTTATGTTGCCCATTACCTGATAGATATTTACCTGAAAGATTCTAATACAGAAAATGCATTGGCTCTGGACTAAAGATTAACTTCTTCTCACATTATCAAGAATAACTGCGCTTGCTACAGCTACATTTAAAGATTCTGCACCTCCAAAACGAGGTATTGTAATTTTATCTGTTACAAAACTTTCCAAGTCCTCATTTATTCCGGAAGCTTCATTCCCTAGCAATATTGCCCCTGTTTCAGGAAAACTTACTTTATGAATATTTTCTCCGTTGAGAAATGCACCAAAAACTTTTACTCCGGCAAGATTCAAATCTTTAAGATAAATTTTCAGATCACAGTAGTGCATTTTTACACGAATAAAAGAGCCCTTGGTAGCCGAAATAACTTTAGGATTATAGTGTTCCGCACACTGTTCACTGCAAATTACCTTTGAAATCCCATACCAGTCTGCGATTCGAATTAATGTACCAAGATTTCCCGGATCCCTTACTTCGTCAAGTATAAGAACAAACTCTCCTTTATTCACCTTCAAAGCTTGTTCCTCTTTCATTCTCACAACAGCCAGTGCCGCATTATTACTTTCCAATGTACCGACTTCGGTCAATTCTTTCTCATCAGTATATTCAAAAGTGACTAAAGAGGATTTTATCAGAGCTTCATTTTCTTCAAAAAATTGAGAAGTAACGAAAAGATGTTCAATCTTAAAGTCTGACTCTAATAATTCCTTAACATTTATAGCACCTTCAACTAAAAACATTTGGTGCAGTTTACGGTATTTCTTAATTTGTAAAGATTTGATAAGTTTTTGTTTATTTCTGGAAATCATACCCAGTGTCGAATTTTAAGTCAATATATTATATTTTATTCATAGGAAGTACGCTTTTTTTTACCTTCGCCTGCTCACCAACAAAGCAACTTAAAGAAAACGAGTACCTTCTGTATAGACAGACTATTAAGGGAAACAGAAAAATTCCTTATGATGATCTCTCTGTCTATTATAAACAGATTCCTAACAGGAAATTTTTAGGTACAACACCATATGTTGCTATATACTATCTTGGTAAAAGGAATTATGATTCACTGAAAACTGCCAATAAAAGAGATTCTATTGCGAAAAAATATGATCAGAAAATAGAAGCTGCCCAAAAACCTAAAAAACGTCGAAGACTTGAAGACCGGAAAGAGAAGCGGCTTGAGGTTTTAAACAAAAACCTCAAAGATGGCAACTGGCTGATGAGGGTTCCCGGTGAGAAACCGGTTATTTACGATTCAGCCCAGATGAATCTGACAGAAAAACAAATGAAATACTACCTTCATTCTCAGGGCTATTTTCTTTCGGATGTAACTTCTGATGCAGATACTTCAGGTAAAAAAATTTCTGTTGTATATAAAATACATGAAGGTGATTACTATAAGATAAAATCTATTAAATATTCTATTAAAGATAAAAAGATAGACAGCCTGGTTAACGCTAATCTTAAGGACTCTCCATTAAAAATCAACAACAGATATAAAGAAAGCGATGTCTCAGATGAAAGGGAAAGACTAACAAAATTACTTAAGGATAAGGGGTATTTCGATTTCAGCCGACAATATATATTCTTTAAATTGGATAGCACTATTGGCAACAAATGGATAACCATGGAAATCTTGATTCAAAACCCTTCAGGTCAGGATTCCCATAATCAGTATACTATCTCTCAGATTTATTTTAACACAGACCTCTCTCCCAGGAAAGAGAAAACAAGAGACACGCTGGAATATAGAGGAATTCATTATATATTCTATGACAAGCGTTTTTCCAAAAAACTGTTAAACTCCAAGATGAGTTTTCACCCAGGTGATCTTTACAACCAGAGTAAAATTCAGATAACCCAAAGGCAGCTTGGGAGTATGGATATGTATAGGTTTGTCAATATAAATTTTGAAAAAAATAAAGATTCGGCTCAAACACTTACTGCTTTTATTAACACCAGTCCTTTGCAAAAATATCAATTGACTCAGGAATATGGTGTCAATGTCGGACAGGCATTTTACCCGGGCCCTTTCGGAAACATCACCATCAGGGCTAGAAATTTCCTGAAAGGATATGAAGTATATGAAACCTCATTCAGATATTCTATTGATGCACAATATGGATTTTCAGACTCAACTGGAGTTTTCAGAACGCAGGAATATGGAGTCAATACAAGTGTTGCATTTCCTCAGATTTTCATTCCTACACAATTGAGGTTTAAATTCAAAGAATATGCTCCGAGAACAAAACTACTTACCGGATATAATTTTGTAATGCGCCCTGAATATACAAGACAAACTATCAGAGGTGCTTTGACCTATAGCTGGATGCCAAGTATTTTTAAACAATACAATGTCTCACCTATAGACATCAATATAATCAATTCTGTAAAGAGTACTAATTTTACGAATTACCTTGCTAAGTTAGACAGTTCCGGAAATAAATTAAGTGTCAGCTTTAGACCTGCTTTTGTTACAAGCTTCAATGCCTATTTCGTCTATAATAACAGTGAATTTGGCAAAATCAAAAAATCAAAATACTTTAAGCCTTTTGTTGAAATCGGAGGATTAATTCCTGCTCTTTTAAGGCAAACAGACTCTACACTCTTTGGTTTGCAGTATTTCGAATTTATACGCCTAAATTCCGATTTGAGGTTTTATCGTCCTGTAGGCAAATTTAACGTAATTGCCACACGAATAAACGCTGGTATTGCCCGGCCTTTCGGAAATTCCGCAAAAAATGGAAATTTTGTTTTACCTTATGAAAAATACTTCTTTGCCGGAGGAAGTAATAGTATCAGAGCCTGGAGACCTCGGAGATTAGGCCCCGGTTCATGGAAAGATCCTATAAACGGTTACAAATTTGAACAACCAGGAGAAATTTTACTTGAAGCGAGTTTAGAATACAGGTTTAATATTTTCAGTTTCTTTGATGGTGCAGTATTTGCTGATGCCGGAAACACATGGACATTTAACTATGACGAAACAAGGCCGGGAAGCCAGTTCAAACTTGATTCTTTTTACAAACAAATTGCCTTAGGCATAGGCTATGGCATAAGACTCAACTTTTCTTTCCTGATTCTCAGATTCGATATCGGATCCAAAATTTATGATCCGGGAGAACCTGAAGGAAAAAGATTTATAGGTCCGAAATTAATAAAATATCCGCCATTTGGAATTTCCAACCAAACAGCTCTTAATATTGGTATCGGGTATCCATTCTAGTATCGAATAAAACTTCTTATTCTTGACACTAATCAAATTTTAAAAGAAATTGCATAGATATATGCAGGATAAATGATTGTTTCAAAAATCCGCAATACACTAATATTAATGAATAGAATAGAGATAGAAAACTTTTTCAAAGGGCTGCAGGACAGAATCACCAAAGCATTGGAAAAATGTGACGGTAAAGCATCCTTTGAAGAAGATAATTGGACAAGAGCAGAAGGCGGAGGAGGTAGAAGCAGAGTAATTCAAAATGGTAATGTTTTTGCTAAAGGAGGTGTTAATTTTTCCGCAATATGGGGGCCAGCTCCTGAGAAGATTACCAAGGCTCTGCAAGTAAATGGAAATGAATTCTATGCTACTGGAGTTTCTATTGTAATCCACCCTCAATCTCCTATGGTACCAATTATTCATATGAATGTTAGGTACTTTGAAATGAATGACGGCACTTGGTGGTTTGGAGGAGGAATAGATCTTACCCCCCATTATATTAACTCTGAAGATGCAGTTTATTTTCACAACAATCTTAAAGAGGTTTGCGACCGCTACCATTCTTCATACTATAGTCAATTCAAAGAGTGGGCGGACAACTATTTTTTCATTCCTCACAGAAATGAAACTAGAGGTATAGGAGGCATATTTTTTGATCGCCTTTCAGAAGACAGGGAAAAAGGAATTTCAAAAGAAGACAGGTTTGCATTTGTGCAGGATGTTGGAAATCTTTTTGCGCCTCTTTATATAGAAATAGTAAACAGAAATAAAGAGAAGCCCTACTCTGAAGCTGAGAAGAAATGGCAAAGTTTGAGACGTAGCAGATATGTAGAATTTAACCTTGTTTATGACAAAGGAACAAAATTTGGGCTTGACACCAATGGCCGTACAGAATCAATACTTATGAGTATGCCACCCTCTGCCAATTGGGAATATAACTATTCAGCACCAGAAGGAAGCAGAGAAGCTGAAACAACTTCCCTGCTAAGAAAAGGTATCAATTGGGTTAATAATAAATAACAAATGCTGGAAACATTAGACAAATGGGATAAAGTTTTAATGCTTTATCTCAATGCCCTTCATTCTCCCGCACTTGATGGTACAATGATTTTCCTCTCAGCTAAAGCGGTCTGGATACCCTTATACTTACTTATTATCGGAATAATAATTAAGATCTACAGAAAAAAATCCGTAGTAGTTATTTTAGTCATTATTTCACTAATCGGCGCATCGGATTTTATTACTTCCTCCATAATAAAACCTCTTGTCAAAAGGGAAAGGCCGTGTCATAATAAGGAAATTAACCCAAAGCTTTATATACCGATTGGTTGCGGAGGAGCATATGGATTTGTCTCATCCCACTCTGCCAATACATTTGCCTTGGCAACCATTCTATTGCTTATTTCCAGAAAAAAAATCTGGTGTCTGCTCTATTTATGGGCATTTTCAGTTGCTTACAGTCGTATCTACCTGGGGGTTCATTACCCTGGAGATATTATTTGCGGCGCTGTAATCGGTATTATCCTTGCCTTTGTATTTTACCTGATTTATAAAAACCTTAATACAAAAGCAGCGATTCAACGTCTACAATAAATTGAGTCTTCCCATAAATTCATCTTTATAAGAAGCACCAATAGGTATCTGCTTATTATTGATGAGAATGAAAAGATTTTCAATAGCCTCGATTTTATCTGTATTAACAATATATGATCTGTGCACCCTTGCAAAGTTTTCTTTAGGCAACCTTGCCTGGAAACCTTTCATGGTGGAATGTACAATATATTTATTGTTATTTGAAGTGAAGATCATGATATAATCAGCCAAAGCTTCAATATACAATATATCCGTCAGGTTAATTTTCACAAACCTTTGTTCGCTTCGAACATAAAGTTCATTTCTATTAGTAAGACGAATTTGCTGCATTTCCAGCATCTCTTTCACCTTTCCGACTGCAATTAGAAACCTTGCATAAGTAAGCGGCTTAAGTAAATAATCCACAACTTTATATTCAAATGCTTCTGCAGCATGCTCTCTCTTTGAAGTAATAAGCACAACCAACGGAGGATCATCAAGGGATTTGATAAGTTCATACCCAGACATCTCGGGCATTTCCACATCCAGGAACAGAATATCTACTTTTGTTTTACTCAAAACATTCGCAGCTTCAATTCCACTAGTGCAAACACCAACGAGCTTTAAGGAATCCGTTTGCTGAACGAAATGCTGAACCATATTTCTGGACATTTCTTCATCATCGACAATTAAGCAATCCATTAGTTCTTGGGAATTTGTGTTATAACTTTAATTATGATTAATTTAAAACTAAGAAAACCTGTCTGCAAGTATTTTCTGAATATATTTTCCTAAAATATCAAATTCCAGATTTACTATCGTCCCTTTTTCAACAAATTTAATATTTGTATGTTCGTAAGTATAAGGAATTATAGCAACTGAAAAAGAATTTTTCCCAGCATTTACAACAGTTAAACTTATTCCATTTACACAAATAGAACCTTTTTCAACAACGATTCCATTTTTTGAAGGATCAAATTCAAATGTAAATACCCAGCTCCCATTACTATTGACAACTTCTTGGCAAATACCTATCTGATCTACATGGCCCTGAACCACATGACCGTCAAAACGGCCAGAGGCAGGCATTGCCCTTTCCAGATTTACAAAATCTCCCTGCTTAAGAGTTCCCAGATTAGTTTTATTCAAGGTTTCCTCAATAGCTGTTACGTCAAAAGTATTATCTTGTCTATTGACATTCGTCACGGTAAGACAAACACCGTTATGAGAGACACTTTCATCAGGTCTTAGCTCATTTGCAAAAGAAGCTTCAATTTTGAACCTGAGATTTCCTTGTAAGGCTTCTACGGAAACAACCCGTCCCAACGTTTCAATAATTCCAGTAAACATATAAAAATTTATTTTCCTCTGCCCTGAATCATAATGAGAACAGTGTAAAGTATAATTCTGAAATCCATTGCCAGGGACATATTTTCTATATACAAAATATCATATTTAAGTCTTTTCACCATTTGATCTACGTTTTCAGCATAACCAAATTTCACCTGCCCTAAAGAAGTAATTCCCGGACGAACTCTATGCAAATGAATATAATGCGGTGCATGCTTTACAATCTGGTCGATAAAATAGTGCCTTTCGGGCCTTGGTCCAACCAAAGACATTTCACCAATCAACACATTAAAAAATTGAGGAAATTCATCTATCCTGGTTTTCCTCATAAATTTTCCCCAAGGAGTAATTCTTACATCATCTGTAGAAGACAAGGCTGGCCCCATCATCTCAGAATTCACATACATACTTCTGAATTTAATAATCTTAAAAGGCTTCCCATCTTTACCAATCCTTTCCTGCAAATAAAATATTGGACCTTTGGATGTATATTTTGTCATAAGAGAAACAAACAACAAAAATGGAAAACCTAAGGTCAGCACCAAAATTGCAGCCACAATATCCACACCCCGCTTCACAATTTTCTGCCATAAAGGAATAAGATCCTGATTGATCTCAATTAGTGGGACTCCAAATACCTGATGTATTTTTACAGAACCTAATAACAAATGATATACATCCGGAATAATGCTTATTCTGATTTTTTTGCCTGTTAACAGACCCAGTATCTCAGAAATTCTATCATGTTCATTAGGTTCTACAGCTATAATCACATGCTCAATTTTATTTTCGGAAATTATAGAACTGAGACTTGTATAGCCCCCCAGACATTCCAGTTCCTGTTCCATTTCCCTCCCATTCTCTTGATGAACTCTTACAAAACCGACTACATCAACACCGATTATAGATGCATTTTTCTGTATTTCAAGGAGTATATCTTTGGCCCGTTTGTCTGAACCAATAATAATACCTTTAAAACTCAGCTTTTTATTTTTTATAAGTTTTTTAATTCTTGAAATTAAAGCAACTCTCAAAATAGTGGTGAGCGTAAACTGAGTTAAGAAGTATGATATAAAAGTTTTATAATAAGCTGTGTACCGGTTAACGCCGGCGTCATCAAGAAATAAAATAAAAAAGACTATAACACATCCCAGAAAAGTTGTGGTAAGCAAAAGCATAACTTCTTTTACTCTTGACTTCTGATATATGTCTCTGTAGAATCCAAAAAAAGCATAAAATACAACCCAATAGGTACCTATAACCAAGGCGTTTCTGATCAATAGCATACTAAACTGCCTGCCATTTTCTTCCAATATGTATTTTCTTAAAAAGAAAAAAAATAACCACGCTATTACAGCGGCTAAAAAATCTAACGTGATATAGCTAAAGATATGGTATTTTTTTTTCAACTTTAAAAAGCCTTTTATTTTACAAACTATTTTAAATTCCTGAATATTGTTCTTCTTTTTAAAGTAAGCGGAGTTAAAAAATATTCTCTTTGGAATAATTTACTCAAAAATATAGTTTTTTTTATAAAGGTTAAAATATAAAATTATAAGTGTTTAATCATGGAGGATAATTATAAAACGCAAGGGCTAAGAAGGCAATTGATTAAAAAACTGAAAGACAAAGGAATAAACGATGAGGAAGTATTAAAAGCAGTTGAAAAAGTACCTCGTCATTTTTTCTTTGAGAAAGCTTTTCTCGAACATGCATACGAAGATAAGGCATTTCCAATAGGAGAAGGACAGACAATTTCCCAACCTTATACGGTGGCTTTTCAAACTTCACTTCTGGAAATAAAAAAGGGGGATAAAGTCCTTGAAATCGGAACTGGGTCAGGATATCAAAGCAGTATACTTCTTGAAATGGGTGCTAAGCTTTATACTATTGAGTACCTAAAACCTCTGTATGAAAAGGCTAAAGCTTTTTTACACTCTCAAAAATACAAAGTTAACGTCTTTTGTGGCGATGGAACATTGGGTTTGCCGCAATTCGCCCCTTACAATAAAATTCTGGTAACTGCCGGTGCTCCGCATGTACCTGAGAAGCTCGTTGAACAGCTTGCTCCAGGGGGAATACTTGTAATTCCTGTAGGTGATGAAGAAACCCAACATATGATCAAGATCATTAAAACTTCAGACAATCAAATAAAACAGGAACGGCATGGTATTTTCCGCTTTGTTCCTTTAACCGGAAAAGACGGTTGGTAATCAAAACATTTATCAAATTTGAAAAAATTCGCCTCTGAATCTCTGGTAACCATGACAGAATTGGTTTTACCTAACGATACAAATCCCCTACACAATCTGATGGGAGGAAAAATGATGCACTGGATGGATATTGTATCTGCAATTAGTGCACAAAAACATTCGAACAGCGTGGTTGTGACTGCCTCTGTTGACAATGTATCATTTTCCAGTCCGATTAAACTTGGGAATGTAGTAACTTTAACTGCGAAAGTCACAAGATCATTTTCAACTTCTATGGAAGTGCATATAGAAGTGTGGGCAGAAGACATTCCTTCAGGGACTAAAATTAAGAGCAATGAAGCTTTCTTTACTTTCGTGGCAATGGATGGAAATGGAAATCCGAGAAGAGTTCCGGAGCTTGTCCCTGAAACGGAAAAAGAAAAAAGTTTTTATGAAAGCGCTATGAGAAGAAGAGAACTGAGGCTAGTTCTGGCGGGCAGATTAAAAGCACAAGATGCTACTGAACTTCGCTCACTTTTTAAAGAATAGGAAAACTAAACAGAGGATGTTCAATATGAACCCCTCTGTTTTTTTATCTTGATTTAATTCTAAAATCAGGCTCCTCTAATGATTCTCAGGAGAAATGCTACAACAGCCAATACTAAAAGTACATGA is a window of Sporocytophaga myxococcoides DSM 11118 DNA encoding:
- a CDS encoding STAS domain-containing protein, which translates into the protein MKYTIEKTEKYSLVQLHEEKLTSATAPELKSELVKLNAEGSKNIILDMNDVKYVDSSGLSSILVGNRLCDNEQGMFVLTGISDHVMKLIKISHLDNILNLIPTVEESVDAIFMNELEKNLRAENKEE
- a CDS encoding ribonuclease Z, encoding MPFEIKILGSNSATPVFNRHHSSQLLTINNQLFLIDCGEGTQLQLIKYKIRFTKINYIFISHLHGDHYLGLVGLLSTMHLNGRTKDLYLFGPPGLDEIITIQLKYSETFLNFKIIFTELDTTAQKVILDLDNLTIETIPLIHRIKCCGFLIKEKPKKRKIDKTKVPDHLTPLQIIALKEGEDVVDKEGHLLKSELYTFPARKSRSYAYCSDTAYNPAMFGQIEGVDMLYHEATFLHDMESRAKETHHTTALQAAWTAREVKAKTLLLGHFSARYKDIEPHLVEAKTIFQNSFLAEEGLLFTIDDEPL
- a CDS encoding queuosine precursor transporter; the protein is MKNTISGKKMNLFIFLTGIFLVNALTAEIIGPKIFSLEALLGFKPAQIPFWNNIKLDFNLTAGAIIWPVVFITTDIINEYFGKDGVKKISYLAAALIAYGFGVIYLATDLPPAEFWIKINNTDHSGTPFNIDYAYGKIFRQGFGIMIGSILAFLISQLLDAYVFHTIKNKTGGKGIWLRATLSTLVSQLIDSFLVLYIAFYIFGGESQWSLSQVFSVGIINYIYKFGVAIILTPLLYVAHYLIDIYLKDSNTENALALD
- a CDS encoding TrmH family RNA methyltransferase; protein product: MISRNKQKLIKSLQIKKYRKLHQMFLVEGAINVKELLESDFKIEHLFVTSQFFEENEALIKSSLVTFEYTDEKELTEVGTLESNNAALAVVRMKEEQALKVNKGEFVLILDEVRDPGNLGTLIRIADWYGISKVICSEQCAEHYNPKVISATKGSFIRVKMHYCDLKIYLKDLNLAGVKVFGAFLNGENIHKVSFPETGAILLGNEASGINEDLESFVTDKITIPRFGGAESLNVAVASAVILDNVRRS
- a CDS encoding BamA/TamA family outer membrane protein, with the translated sequence MSNFKSIYYILFIGSTLFFTFACSPTKQLKENEYLLYRQTIKGNRKIPYDDLSVYYKQIPNRKFLGTTPYVAIYYLGKRNYDSLKTANKRDSIAKKYDQKIEAAQKPKKRRRLEDRKEKRLEVLNKNLKDGNWLMRVPGEKPVIYDSAQMNLTEKQMKYYLHSQGYFLSDVTSDADTSGKKISVVYKIHEGDYYKIKSIKYSIKDKKIDSLVNANLKDSPLKINNRYKESDVSDERERLTKLLKDKGYFDFSRQYIFFKLDSTIGNKWITMEILIQNPSGQDSHNQYTISQIYFNTDLSPRKEKTRDTLEYRGIHYIFYDKRFSKKLLNSKMSFHPGDLYNQSKIQITQRQLGSMDMYRFVNINFEKNKDSAQTLTAFINTSPLQKYQLTQEYGVNVGQAFYPGPFGNITIRARNFLKGYEVYETSFRYSIDAQYGFSDSTGVFRTQEYGVNTSVAFPQIFIPTQLRFKFKEYAPRTKLLTGYNFVMRPEYTRQTIRGALTYSWMPSIFKQYNVSPIDINIINSVKSTNFTNYLAKLDSSGNKLSVSFRPAFVTSFNAYFVYNNSEFGKIKKSKYFKPFVEIGGLIPALLRQTDSTLFGLQYFEFIRLNSDLRFYRPVGKFNVIATRINAGIARPFGNSAKNGNFVLPYEKYFFAGGSNSIRAWRPRRLGPGSWKDPINGYKFEQPGEILLEASLEYRFNIFSFFDGAVFADAGNTWTFNYDETRPGSQFKLDSFYKQIALGIGYGIRLNFSFLILRFDIGSKIYDPGEPEGKRFIGPKLIKYPPFGISNQTALNIGIGYPF
- the hemF gene encoding oxygen-dependent coproporphyrinogen oxidase — translated: MNRIEIENFFKGLQDRITKALEKCDGKASFEEDNWTRAEGGGGRSRVIQNGNVFAKGGVNFSAIWGPAPEKITKALQVNGNEFYATGVSIVIHPQSPMVPIIHMNVRYFEMNDGTWWFGGGIDLTPHYINSEDAVYFHNNLKEVCDRYHSSYYSQFKEWADNYFFIPHRNETRGIGGIFFDRLSEDREKGISKEDRFAFVQDVGNLFAPLYIEIVNRNKEKPYSEAEKKWQSLRRSRYVEFNLVYDKGTKFGLDTNGRTESILMSMPPSANWEYNYSAPEGSREAETTSLLRKGINWVNNK
- a CDS encoding phosphatase PAP2 family protein; the protein is MLETLDKWDKVLMLYLNALHSPALDGTMIFLSAKAVWIPLYLLIIGIIIKIYRKKSVVVILVIISLIGASDFITSSIIKPLVKRERPCHNKEINPKLYIPIGCGGAYGFVSSHSANTFALATILLLISRKKIWCLLYLWAFSVAYSRIYLGVHYPGDIICGAVIGIILAFVFYLIYKNLNTKAAIQRLQ
- a CDS encoding LytR/AlgR family response regulator transcription factor; translated protein: MDCLIVDDEEMSRNMVQHFVQQTDSLKLVGVCTSGIEAANVLSKTKVDILFLDVEMPEMSGYELIKSLDDPPLVVLITSKREHAAEAFEYKVVDYLLKPLTYARFLIAVGKVKEMLEMQQIRLTNRNELYVRSEQRFVKINLTDILYIEALADYIMIFTSNNNKYIVHSTMKGFQARLPKENFARVHRSYIVNTDKIEAIENLFILINNKQIPIGASYKDEFMGRLNLL
- a CDS encoding riboflavin synthase, with protein sequence MFTGIIETLGRVVSVEALQGNLRFKIEASFANELRPDESVSHNGVCLTVTNVNRQDNTFDVTAIEETLNKTNLGTLKQGDFVNLERAMPASGRFDGHVVQGHVDQIGICQEVVNSNGSWVFTFEFDPSKNGIVVEKGSICVNGISLTVVNAGKNSFSVAIIPYTYEHTNIKFVEKGTIVNLEFDILGKYIQKILADRFS
- a CDS encoding sugar transferase, which encodes MKKKYHIFSYITLDFLAAVIAWLFFFFLRKYILEENGRQFSMLLIRNALVIGTYWVVFYAFFGFYRDIYQKSRVKEVMLLLTTTFLGCVIVFFILFLDDAGVNRYTAYYKTFISYFLTQFTLTTILRVALISRIKKLIKNKKLSFKGIIIGSDKRAKDILLEIQKNASIIGVDVVGFVRVHQENGREMEQELECLGGYTSLSSIISENKIEHVIIAVEPNEHDRISEILGLLTGKKIRISIIPDVYHLLLGSVKIHQVFGVPLIEINQDLIPLWQKIVKRGVDIVAAILVLTLGFPFLLFVSLMTKYTSKGPIFYLQERIGKDGKPFKIIKFRSMYVNSEMMGPALSSTDDVRITPWGKFMRKTRIDEFPQFFNVLIGEMSLVGPRPERHYFIDQIVKHAPHYIHLHRVRPGITSLGQVKFGYAENVDQMVKRLKYDILYIENMSLAMDFRIILYTVLIMIQGRGK
- a CDS encoding protein-L-isoaspartate(D-aspartate) O-methyltransferase, whose amino-acid sequence is MEDNYKTQGLRRQLIKKLKDKGINDEEVLKAVEKVPRHFFFEKAFLEHAYEDKAFPIGEGQTISQPYTVAFQTSLLEIKKGDKVLEIGTGSGYQSSILLEMGAKLYTIEYLKPLYEKAKAFLHSQKYKVNVFCGDGTLGLPQFAPYNKILVTAGAPHVPEKLVEQLAPGGILVIPVGDEETQHMIKIIKTSDNQIKQERHGIFRFVPLTGKDGW
- a CDS encoding acyl-CoA thioesterase — protein: MTELVLPNDTNPLHNLMGGKMMHWMDIVSAISAQKHSNSVVVTASVDNVSFSSPIKLGNVVTLTAKVTRSFSTSMEVHIEVWAEDIPSGTKIKSNEAFFTFVAMDGNGNPRRVPELVPETEKEKSFYESAMRRRELRLVLAGRLKAQDATELRSLFKE